One Desulfobulbus propionicus DSM 2032 DNA segment encodes these proteins:
- a CDS encoding TraR/DksA family transcriptional regulator, giving the protein MDEGDLAQQNQELFQRMVLKHHLDTRPQGESALECEDCGEPIPDARRKAAKGCTRCICCQRIQESRGQK; this is encoded by the coding sequence ATGGACGAGGGAGATCTCGCCCAGCAGAACCAGGAGCTGTTCCAGCGGATGGTCCTCAAACACCATCTTGATACCCGGCCCCAAGGCGAGTCGGCCCTGGAGTGCGAGGACTGCGGGGAACCGATCCCCGATGCACGACGGAAGGCGGCCAAGGGCTGCACCCGGTGCATCTGCTGCCAACGCATACAAGAAAGCCGGGGACAAAAA
- a CDS encoding glycoside hydrolase family 108 protein → MSFARAFAATLQHEGGYSNNPKDKGGETYMGIARNKHPLWEGWPIIDACLHAGHALSLAPGLTDLVREFYRTEFWQPLSCDHIDVVSPEVAEELFEASVNCGPGNGTKFLQRALNALNARERFYPDLVVDGIMGPKTLQAVTMCLRKRSPRLLVRCQNGEQYLHYKAWSQHEDFPGVFGRT, encoded by the coding sequence ATGAGCTTTGCTCGCGCATTTGCCGCCACCCTGCAACACGAGGGCGGCTACAGCAACAACCCCAAGGACAAGGGTGGTGAGACCTACATGGGCATCGCCCGCAACAAGCATCCTCTTTGGGAGGGCTGGCCGATTATCGACGCTTGCCTGCATGCGGGCCACGCCTTGTCTTTGGCGCCTGGCCTGACCGATCTGGTGCGTGAGTTCTACCGCACCGAGTTCTGGCAGCCGCTGAGCTGTGACCACATCGACGTGGTCAGTCCGGAAGTTGCCGAGGAGTTGTTCGAAGCTTCGGTCAACTGCGGACCGGGCAACGGGACCAAGTTCCTCCAGCGGGCCTTGAACGCCCTCAACGCACGAGAACGGTTCTACCCGGACCTGGTGGTGGACGGCATCATGGGTCCCAAAACCCTGCAGGCGGTCACGATGTGCCTGCGCAAACGTTCGCCGCGCCTCCTGGTTCGCTGTCAGAACGGCGAGCAATACCTTCATTACAAGGCCTGGAGCCAGCACGAGGACTTTCCCGGCGTGTTCGGTCGCACCTAA
- a CDS encoding type I restriction enzyme HsdR N-terminal domain-containing protein — translation MNGNASTSQENGTAMTQKLQEIIKDSAYNLSQFKPEQISALESAISIKGSGTKAAPYVTCLMRGKPIKLTPEETIRQLYLMVLRDDLGYPVSRMAVEYEVTFGREKKRADICIFDKDKTNTPYILVELKKPKLKDGKEQLKSYCNATGAPMGVWTNGQQISYYHRRDPNYFEDIPAIPSAHEKLSDILSERWTIDDLIKLDKLVNEKKSLKDLILEMEDEVLANAGVDVFEEMFKLIFTKLYDELEGGRDKKRHLVFKNYGDTETELKAKIQDLFDKACAKWEGVFPENVKIDLTPSHLAVCVSSLEKVKLFNSNLEVVDEAFEYLINKSSKGEKGQYFTPRYVIDMCVKMLNPQAHETLIDTAAGSCGFPVHGIFYVWEQIMKEEGLAKSHLFTTDKKPARCEDYVRDKVFAIDFDEKAVRVGRTLNLIAGDGQTNVLHLNTLDYERWDEKTSDETWIDIYGEGWKKLRKLRLDKTSNRDFGFDVLMANPPFAGDIKETRILAKYDLARSVRLDKIGKVDPKDKNIVTAHDRAPSFTEALHASHEVIYQMADGTYRKVKVKNQNKVGRDILFIERNLNFLKPGGRMAVVLPQGRFNNASDKDLREYLAAHCRILAVVGLHGNVFKPHTGTKTSVLFVQKWNDDSKAGPLCPRVDDYPIFFATMREPSKDNSGDKIYRQGPDGSPLLDSHGHLIVKHDLFNHDGLTEDGIADAFIEFAKKEGLSFFL, via the coding sequence ATGAATGGCAATGCATCAACAAGCCAAGAAAATGGAACGGCGATGACTCAAAAGCTGCAAGAAATAATTAAAGACAGTGCATACAACCTTAGTCAATTCAAGCCTGAACAGATTTCAGCCTTGGAATCCGCAATAAGCATCAAGGGTTCCGGCACAAAAGCAGCTCCCTATGTAACGTGCCTGATGCGAGGCAAACCGATCAAGCTCACTCCGGAAGAAACCATTCGGCAACTCTACCTTATGGTACTCCGTGACGATCTGGGATACCCCGTGAGTCGCATGGCCGTCGAATATGAGGTGACTTTTGGGCGTGAGAAGAAACGTGCCGACATCTGCATCTTTGACAAGGACAAGACCAACACGCCATACATCCTGGTCGAACTAAAAAAACCGAAACTCAAGGACGGCAAGGAACAGCTCAAGAGCTACTGCAACGCCACCGGTGCACCGATGGGCGTATGGACCAACGGACAGCAGATTTCTTACTACCATCGCAGGGACCCAAACTATTTTGAAGACATCCCCGCTATCCCTTCGGCCCATGAAAAACTGTCGGACATCCTCTCCGAGCGCTGGACGATCGATGACCTGATTAAACTCGACAAACTGGTCAACGAGAAAAAGTCCCTGAAAGACCTGATCCTCGAAATGGAAGACGAGGTGCTCGCCAACGCGGGCGTGGACGTGTTCGAGGAGATGTTCAAGCTCATTTTCACCAAACTCTATGATGAGTTGGAAGGCGGGCGCGACAAGAAGCGCCATCTAGTTTTCAAAAACTACGGCGACACCGAAACCGAACTCAAGGCCAAGATTCAGGATCTGTTTGACAAGGCTTGCGCCAAATGGGAAGGCGTTTTCCCGGAGAACGTTAAGATAGACCTCACCCCGAGCCACCTGGCAGTGTGCGTTTCTTCCCTGGAAAAGGTCAAGCTGTTCAATTCCAACCTGGAAGTAGTCGATGAGGCGTTCGAATACCTCATCAACAAGTCCAGCAAGGGTGAAAAGGGTCAATATTTCACTCCGCGCTATGTCATCGACATGTGTGTGAAGATGCTCAATCCGCAAGCGCATGAAACCCTGATCGATACGGCCGCCGGGAGTTGTGGCTTTCCTGTACATGGTATCTTTTATGTCTGGGAACAGATCATGAAAGAAGAAGGGCTCGCAAAGAGTCATCTCTTCACCACGGATAAAAAGCCCGCGCGTTGTGAGGACTATGTCCGCGACAAGGTTTTTGCCATCGACTTTGATGAAAAAGCCGTACGTGTTGGCCGGACACTCAATCTGATCGCCGGTGACGGCCAGACCAACGTGCTGCACCTCAACACCCTGGACTACGAACGCTGGGACGAAAAAACCAGCGACGAAACCTGGATAGATATTTACGGCGAAGGCTGGAAGAAACTGCGCAAGCTACGGCTTGATAAAACCAGCAACCGGGATTTCGGTTTTGATGTACTGATGGCCAACCCGCCCTTTGCCGGTGATATCAAAGAAACCAGAATCCTGGCCAAGTACGACCTGGCCCGCTCGGTACGCCTCGACAAAATCGGCAAGGTAGACCCAAAGGACAAGAACATCGTCACCGCGCATGATCGTGCCCCCAGTTTCACCGAAGCCCTGCATGCCAGCCATGAGGTCATTTATCAAATGGCCGATGGTACCTACCGCAAGGTCAAGGTCAAGAACCAGAACAAGGTTGGCCGCGATATCTTGTTCATCGAGCGGAATCTCAATTTTCTCAAACCTGGCGGCCGCATGGCGGTGGTACTGCCACAGGGCCGTTTCAACAACGCCTCGGACAAGGATTTACGGGAATACCTTGCAGCACACTGCCGCATCCTCGCCGTAGTCGGCCTGCACGGTAATGTGTTTAAGCCACACACCGGCACCAAGACCAGCGTACTTTTCGTGCAAAAATGGAATGACGATTCAAAAGCCGGTCCGCTTTGTCCGAGGGTGGATGACTATCCGATCTTCTTCGCCACCATGCGCGAGCCCAGCAAGGATAATTCCGGTGATAAAATCTACCGGCAAGGGCCGGACGGCTCGCCGCTGCTCGACAGCCACGGACACCTCATCGTCAAGCATGATCTATTTAATCACGATGGCTTGACCGAGGATGGTATCGCCGATGCCTTTATCGAGTTTGCCAAGAAAGAGGGCCTCAGTTTTTTTCTCTAA
- a CDS encoding Mor transcription activator family protein → MSRPHEIIDLPPDAWPRLEELNGDMRTIAELIGIGNALKLAQRFDGTPVRIYGWKTWTRSWRDRCIRSDYDTGKYSGVELARKYGLQERQIWNILGRSDGRQLRLF, encoded by the coding sequence GTGAGCAGGCCCCACGAAATCATCGATCTGCCGCCGGATGCCTGGCCCCGGCTGGAGGAATTGAACGGCGACATGCGGACCATTGCCGAGCTGATCGGCATTGGCAACGCCCTCAAGTTGGCCCAACGCTTTGACGGCACCCCGGTGCGAATCTACGGCTGGAAGACCTGGACTCGTAGTTGGCGGGACCGGTGTATTCGCAGCGACTATGATACGGGTAAGTATTCGGGGGTTGAGTTGGCCCGCAAGTATGGGCTCCAGGAACGGCAGATCTGGAATATATTGGGGCGGTCGGATGGACGGCAGTTGCGGTTGTTTTGA
- a CDS encoding regulatory protein GemA: MTPSNSALARIHIAKKELALTDEAYRDILHHYFQVDSAKELNERQARDLINLFKAKGWQPRFDGQKQQRKTDGQYLEIKPGPAAKQQRKVLALWHALGYDINKIHARVKKQFGVDRFEWLEDSKALHILITDLEHRLKTQGTQKK; encoded by the coding sequence ATGACGCCAAGTAACAGTGCATTGGCCCGGATCCACATTGCCAAGAAGGAACTGGCCCTGACCGACGAAGCCTACCGCGATATTCTTCATCACTATTTTCAGGTGGACTCGGCCAAGGAACTGAACGAGCGGCAAGCCAGGGATCTGATCAATCTATTCAAAGCCAAGGGCTGGCAGCCACGCTTTGATGGGCAAAAGCAACAACGAAAAACCGATGGCCAGTATCTGGAAATCAAGCCCGGCCCAGCGGCAAAGCAGCAACGCAAGGTGCTGGCTTTGTGGCACGCCTTGGGCTACGACATCAACAAAATCCACGCCAGGGTGAAAAAGCAGTTCGGCGTGGATCGGTTTGAGTGGCTCGAGGACAGCAAGGCTCTGCATATCCTGATCACCGATCTGGAGCATCGGTTGAAGACGCAAGGGACGCAAAAGAAGTGA